The DNA segment GTGATGCATCCTTTTTGGGATTACTTTATTTaagaaacagtaataaaaaagcAGATATATTTTTAGCTTTTCATGCATTACAGTTGAAAATATCCATCGACATTCCCACAGTTGGTTAGTTTACGCACATCCGTTTTGATGGATACTTTATAATTGTAAAGGAATGTGACGTTTCCATTCAGTTTATAATGTTTAGAAACAATACAGAGCTCAGTCTTTAACGTTGATCCGGTTTGATTCGTCCGTCGCAAGTCACCATCGCCGGCAAGGCAGTAGATTGCGCAGTCATCTCCAGAAGGGGTAATATGACAACCCGATCAACAGCACAAACTACTACCTCAACCAGCGCTTGGCCCCCGGGTGTGTCTTTGCCTCCCTTTCGTCCTCTTCGTGATCTCCCCACTCCAGTTTCaattaaatctcttttttcGGTTCAGTGCTGCTGTGCGTAAAAGCGCACGAAAATGGCGTGCGCGTAAAACGTGGCCGCCGCAATAAAGCCAGACAAAAACCCCACCCAAAGAAtcggaaagggggaggaaaatACCTCTTGTACCTTCCCCACGTTTCCTGCACCCGCTGTTCTCCTCAGATGACCTCTGTAAAAATGTCACACAGAGTGGCAGGTAGGGACGCAGAGGCTCTCCGTGGATTTCCTGAGCAGGCAGAGGCGATATTTACAGCAATGTCAGAGTACAAAGAGCTGATTGTGGTATTGATtctcatttaaaacataattaagattaaaattatttattatgaataataatgagtCGAACGAATAAAACGATTTATAGTCTGATCGAAAAATATTATTGTCTCAAGACATCAAAATATTCAATGACGTGTAAAAATCATCCAAAGCAcacattatttacacattttaactaacatgaaataaaatggacatttttttaaaaatacaggGAGGAAAGCAAGGGATGCTAAAGCCTTCTCGTGCGCATACAGAGCCACAGATTAAAATGAGATCACCAAAAAGTCACAATAAATTCGCAGCTTTCATTCCATATAAACATTACCAGGATTTTGTTGGATCTGAGGTAAAAATGAAGTAAATCCACATTAGTTCCTGACACAGTTCTTCACCTTGCAGCTCAACTGCAGCAGACTGTTTTATAATCTATTGTTGTCTGTTTCGGTCTCTGCGTCGTGAAGGAAAGTTGTCCCGTCATCCGATCCGCTCCGTTTCCACCGCAAACATGTCCACGAGTCCACATCTGAACGATATGCGCGTTTCGTTGCTTCCCTTTTCCTCCACAAACGCCGCATGTCAGGTAGGTGTGGAAAAATGAGTGGATTAGTCGGAGCGGCGTGGATAAAATTCGCGGGGAACGTCAGTACGGGTGTAGGCGCGgccagagaggagaggaaacacagagctCCCACTCTGACGGGGTTTTTTCTGACCGGTGAACATCAGCAGTAAAAGAGAACCGGTCAGAGTGCGCCATCCTCTGGCTGCATCCAACTCATCACAATGAACTCACCCAGAAGTTGACATGTACCTGCAGATCATCACTTTAAAGACATGGATTCATTTGGAGcaacataaatgtatttctggtGTACTattggttgtttttatttaattgtattattttttttatttttttatgtgactATAAGAAATGATGGTAAAGGGCCTGTCTGGCTTGttgaaattaaatattgtagatttaatttgtttaattaaaaaagagcTATTAATGATTATAACCTGTTttaacttgttttgttttgtgacttTTTGGCTTGCTTGTttctattgtattttattgtaaagcacGTTGTGACTTCTATTCTAGTAAGATACAGTAGGCTACATGTACATTTAATGTTTCTCACATATAGtacttcatattttattatttgtaggCGGCttattgtttttctctcaaCAGCTAATCAATGAGAAATGTCTGTTTAAGTTGAATCACCTTTGTATATTGAAACAGTAACTTGCTGTGGCTTTTACAGATGTCTAAAAAATCTTAACTTTTTACATCAATTCATTATTTGCATTATCTATCTTTTTGAAAATTAATCTGTGAAAAATTAGtatataaagtttttaaaaCAGCCCTCACCTGTCACAGACCCTAAGATGATTTGTGATCTCGAGACATTTAATTCACAGAATacaaaacagagcagcagcacagcctcAGATGTGAAAAGCTTCAATCTTTCTACATAAATTAGTTATTGAGCATTAAACTTATTGGTGATTAATTTTATGTTGGTGAACCAATTTATGAATGGATGAGTAGTTTACACATCCGGTAGGTGGGTTCAGGTGAATAATGGGActatcataaaaataaaatcagaatgATCTTAATCTTTTATCAATTCTTAAAAAATTATTCTGTTTAGCACACCCTAGGGGTCCCTGAGGGGTTCCCCAGCAACAgggggaatcatttattttcactacaATTCTGTCCATAAGTAACACACAGGCAGAATGTATCCATGggtatttcatttcatttcatacattcacacaataaatcatataaaagcaaaaatcttacCAAGTGGGGGTCCGTGCTCTAATTTATGTCAGTTTAGGGGCCCTTGATGTCACAAAGTTTGAGAGACACTGGTTTGACAATAACTTCCAGTGACTGGTGGGAATTTGGTCTCAGTTTCCTCTGAGCGAGTGATGCACTGCTCTGCACACTGTcgctccctcctctcctgcctcctATTGGCCAGCAGCATGGAGGCTGCTAGGGGGAACCTCCCAGCTGTGAGCGGGCAGAGAACCCGTCAGAACCCGGAGAGAACACCGTGTTCCTCCTCACAGATcagtctgcagctgctgctACTCATACTGAGGTGGAGGCAAAGATAAAATGGAGGGCACATCTCATTTCAATTCttgctaaaataaataaataaatcaacactTCATACAAGGCTGAAAgctttacagtatatatttaacAGTGAATGCAGCATGGTCAGTACATGCTAGTGCTGATGAATATTGATCACTGCAGAACAGGAGGTTAAGGTTTTCTGCATCATTATACTTGcaattaaaatattgattatagtcTACATACCAGAACCAATACTAATAATTTGGTGTTTTTCTGAGACTGATTAGGGGAGATAGatcatttctcttttcatgaGTAAAGAAGGTAACTAACAAGTGTACCATCTATTATTCATGAGAAGTACACAGTAGAACACATCAGGGGAAGCTTTGACTGGCAGATTTGTAGAGACGCCACAGATAGAGACACCGCAGTGAAGAAAACCAGAGCAGGACCCGCAGAAAGCTTTACACAACTTTATTGAAGATTGTGTATAAATACACATGCACAATTCAAATGTAAACCCAAGTGAACTCAAGTGCAGCCAAACCTGGAAACCCCCTTAATGTCATCATGCAAGGATGTCTGgattattttttacaaaaaaagtcCCAGATCAACAAGAGCCATCCttagttttgttttcttaaaaatattcCCTCCCTGACAAGAGCACAGGCAAGACTTCGCAAACTAGTGTGTTTATGTGGACTGGAGCCACAGATCCCCACCTCCCACCCCAACATTTCAGGTCTTGTcaagattttaaatatattgtctgtttattattaaatgcttacatataaataaataaactttatcaAATGTGCACTCACAGAGTGAACTCTTATGTACAGAATTGTATAAGCCTATAGTAGCAATCACATCTCACTCAGTCAGGATGGAGGCagagggggaggtggagggaggggtgagTCGCCCCCCAAAAGGCAAGGCAGCGCTGAGGAAGTAAAAGCCCACTCAAGTCGAAGCACAGAGATGCTCGTCAAGGCTTGGAGCGCGTCTAATATTCTGAGGCAACAACAGGTACGCTAATGCTGTTAACAATGGAAAGAACAGGTAGAAAAAGAAAACGTAAGAGGCGCACTCCACCATGGAGAATAGTTTCATCATGAGTTGCACTGATGGAGGAATATCCTGCAACCATCTGCCACAAAATATTTTCACTGTATCATGATCCCAAAAGCTGAAAGGCCTTTTAGACGGACTCACccccctgaaaaaaaaaaaagttctgtttttttgtctccctccctccccatcctcctcAAAGCTCAGGACCACAAAGAAGCATTTTCCACCtctggggaagaaaaaaaaaaagggggggggggcgcattCAGCATTACTCATCACATTCAACCAAACCAAGAAAGGGAgccatgaaaagagaaaaaaagaggaaaaaaaatctgtccctatgaagaaaaaaatcacaaaaaaaaaggcatcaaCCACATACATCTGGTCAGTGTTCATTTCATTCAGCATACATTCTGGCCCTTGTGtggatttaaaacaaaaaacaaaaaaaacatggctgCGATATAAAAAGCAGTGTCTTACAAACAATATGGACATTCGAGTGTTCGTGTATgaaagggggagaggggggggaggggggtgatgTGAGACGAAGACGGCACGTGATTGTGATGTGCAAACAAAAAAGGCGACCGGTCCGAGATTAAGAATTTAAGGCCGAGGTGATCCAAACAAAAGACGGTGCCATCTGATGTCGGCGAAGTCACCCATGTTCCTAATCTCGCAGTGCCTctaatatgatgatgatgaagaagaaggagaaagctTTAAAAACCACCTACGGAGATAGCTGAAGAGaaggttggttttttttttttacatttggatCTCTGAGTAACTTTCAATTCATGCCCACTATGTCCATTTAAGACAGAGTGCTTCTAGATATGAACAAGAAGGATTTCTGAACAATCCCTATGATTTCCTAATTCAAGATATGCGCTTACAGAGTCTGTCAGGAGTCCAATCCATGACGTCTTGATCCTGCTTCATTTTAGGGTTACGGTAATTTCCGACAGAGGAGGCTAGAGAGACGGGAAAAGCAGGACCTTGAGAGATTAAGGTTCATGCTGATACACTGATAGTCTGTCTAAAAATGCAGGAtcattgcagcagcagcagtagcagcagcacaaAGCTAGGACAATTTGGCTGTTTGACACTTAATAAACTCACGCAGCTACAGGCATCACTTCCCTACGTTGAATCTAGACGGTAGACGCGTCTCACCACTGGTTTACTAAAGGCAGCTtcctaacctttttttttttttttttaatgtgagaaaACCCTCTGAGTCATCATTGAACATTTGCAGTATGTCTGGcaataataaagtttttttttaaaaaagaaaaaaaaagtggatgGTTGGTGATTGTGCAAGTTCAAAATGTTTCAGCGCATCATGAAACCACATAGAattcagtgtttaaaatatatacaagATCTAAATGATACTAAAAATGATATGCCAATGATGCATCGCTctcaaaaacatatatatatatatatatatatatatatatatatatgtatatatatatatatttataaaagaacaacaaaggaaaacaaaaagcaaaggAGGAGACTCATAGCGCCGCACGGAGGAGCGTGAAGCCTCGGAGTCGGTCCGCAGGTGACGTTCAGTGACTCTTTTCAGAGAGCAGGTGAGCTAAATCCTTTAGAAAAAGTAAATGGATGGACGTGGCAACACACTCTCACACGAGCacgagcgcacacacacacacacacacacacacacacacagtgatccAACCACAGAGGGCcctgattattttttttttttagcgttGTTGCGTACCCCGGCAGCACTCTGACCAAACAGCCTTCATCCCCACAGCGGCTCCGCCTGTCGAGAGGTCGAATCCGAGCGGCTGGGTGGGACTGGTGGCGCCCGCTGCCATGCTGTGTGTCCATATGGCTTTGGATGGAAAGAtcccaatctctctctctccatttatttcatttgccTCAGTTGGTTTTCATGGTGACGTCTCGATTGggcacctcttcctcctcctcttcctcctcttcttcttcttctccttcttcttcttcttcttcttcctccccctcctcctcctcctcctcttcgtcttcCTGCTCATTGTCGTTCTTCCTGCGCCGGTTCTCGTTCAAGTCCTCCTCATCGCTCAGGGCAGCGGAAGCAGAGGAGGCGGAGGCCGAGGCcgaggcagaggcagaggcagaggcagacGCGGAGGCAGAAGCAGAGGCAGAAGCGGAGGCAGAAGCGGATGCGGAGGCGGATGCGGAGGCGGACACGGTGGCGGCTGCGGCAGATGAGGCTCCTAAAGCAGACGAGgctcccttcctctcctgccTCTCCTCATTTtcgttctcctcctcttctccctcctcttcctcctcctcctcgtcctcctcttcctcacggTCGAGAGCGAAGTAGCCAGTGCCTTTCACGGTGTCCTGGCGCTGGTAGAACAGCACGTACCCTGCTTTggactgcagacacacacacacacacacacacacacacacaccgaagtTACTTAGGGCTGGCTCACTTACAGATCATTTGCTGCACACGTGATCATGATACTGAGTCACGCTGCATTCATTACAGCAGACTCCAAGGACTGTTTGTGGACATTAGCGTTAGCTTTTACCTAACCCGGATACAATACATCAAACGGTAACATTCATGCTTGATATTGCACATGTTTCTTCATTAatctttaactttttaaacttcatATGCAGGcagaacaacagaaagaaacatcTGTGACCTGCAAGGAACATCAAAGTCTTTATTTTAAGTGCTGCCAACAATCCTCTAGATACTGCAAGTGTCTTTTAGCTTCTGAGGTTTAAAAGCCTTTAAAAACTTACCCAACACCCCCCACTGTCAACTCATGTTAACAAGACTTAACATTAGCTGAATCTTTGGCTTGAATCACTAACTTTTTTCTACTTGCCAATTACTGTACATTTGAACCATCTAACCGCAACAAAATACCCCTAAAACCCAGAAAAGAGTCCTCAGTACTTAATTAGCATGAGCACAGACGGATGTCATGGAGAAATCAGTAAATTACTTTGATGAACTCAAGCATTCTAGTCTGAGTCCAGCAAAACTGCTTCTGATGAATAAATGAGCAGAACTTGATGCCTTGCTTTCCCAAAAAATGAGGACACTCACCACTATTTGATCTTCGTTGGCAGGCGACACGCTGCTGTCATCAAAGTTGTACCACTTTCCGTCATCTTTGTTTTTAGCATAAGCAGTATCTGGACAGGAAGAGATTAAGAGACATTACTATAGTGTTCCATATGCTCTCCTCTTAATAGGCATCCTTTTACATACTGGTTTTGGTGTTGTATAGCGCTTAAACTTTAATAAAACTTCCACAGTTTTAAATGGGTAGAGTGTAAGAATTTCACTTATATATGCAAATCTGTCTTTAAAAATGCAGCCAAACCCTGCTGTAATGCCTGTCGTGAGCATCAGAGTAAAACAAAGCTGATAAAGAGCAGCAAACACAAGTCATGACTGATGCAAATATAAAGCTCGTTAGCGTTCTGCAATCACTGCTTTTCAGGCGTGatgataaatactgtatttgCACAGCTTATTTCCCGGTGATGCTGCAAAGGAACACACAGCTATAATAAAAATGGAAGCGCTGGCTACTCATCAAAGCACATTAACAGCTCTATtacaggatgaggacagagacaaCTCATCTATTAAACATGAAGCTGAGCAGAGGTCTCACTCATGTCTTGTTTTGGGGGTTTAATGGTGATATTAAGCTGCATGAGTAGAGCAGTAAACCGATGGGGAGGGTTATTAAACGGCTCTGCGACATGTGCGGCGAGTCTTACAGTGGCCTCCACCCATCCCGCCGTAGTGGTTGGAAACAGCGATGAGGTCATAGCGGCAAGGCCCAGCATTGGGGTTAATCAGGAACTCGGACATGTCCAGATCGCTGTtgatgaaaaaacagaaaatcattaCCTGCTATGTACAAATATCAGTTCTCATAGCAGTTTTAAAGTGTCTAAATGGGATCAAAAGGCACCAAATAAGATTCTGACCACAGCTGACAAGAATCGTACACTGAAAATTTGCAATAATTGTACACTAAGTGTTAAATTTAGATGACTTAGTGCAAGTATTGAGTAAAGAAAGTTTGTATTTTACTGAGTCTGCACATAATGAAACAATGGGAAAACTGCTGAAATCAGTGTTCTACTGCAATGATATACTGccctttctctgtgtgtgcacgtgATCTGTCagaggctacttttggggacattggGGAATTTCAGACTTAAGACCAGTTAATCAGGGGTGACTTGTCCAATTAGGGACCAAAGCCATGTCTCCAATTGGGAAAAAGTTCacttttgggtcagtggttaatgTTAAGGGTTAGTTTTAGGCAAGTAGTGGCGATGGTTTGGGTTGGGGTAAGTCTCCAggtaattaatataaatatatgtgtccccaaaagtaaccatggtgtgatatgtgtgtgtgtgtgtgtgtgtgtgtgtgtgtgtgtgtgtgtgtgtgtgtgtgtacctgagtgGGAAGTCAACCAGGGAGTCCAGTTTATCCCTCATGTAGCGACTGTAGGAGAATCGTTTTAGATGGACCACCAGCACCGGTGGCAGAGACCACAGGTCCAGCTTCTTAGTGGCCTGTTGGTGCTGCTTACAGTTCGGACAGTACctgcatgcgcacacacacacacccaaacacgtACATGTAAGGAAACAGCACGCAACCTGCTCATTACCTGTTTGTTTGGCCTAAGGGCAGTTTCTCACCAAGGGTCCTCTGCTCCCAGTTTCTCCTTCGTGGTGAACAGTTCGATGCAGTCGTTCAGCTTGAAGAATGCCTTCTTCTGAGGCTTGTACTCCATGCTCTCGTGCTTATCAAAGTCCTGTTtacagtcacagacacacacacacacacacacacacacacacacacacacacacgcgcagcTATTTGAACAAACACTTCTCATAGCACTGCTGTGTCTCACTGGACAAGGATTACATCCCTGTCCTATAATAGAACAAAACAGATCATACATTACTCTGAAGCAGCTTAAACATGAGTATTGTGCTCTAACAATATCTGTTCACAAGTTATATATAGGCAGACATGTCATCAAGCTACTGTAGGATAGTGTGTTATCTATAATTACACTCTaattaaaactatattttaagGTTTGGTGAGCAGACAAAGAGCAAACCTGCCTATTAGAGTGTGAAAgcaaacatttactgtttaCTTACACACATTCCATTTGATTTGGTggagtgtaaatgtgtgtaattgTACAATTATGAATATACTACATTTGATTAAAATCAGTAAGAGCAGTGCTTCATTTTCAATTGAATtattttagtgttgaaatgaatcATTGCATCTTGGCAGACATTTAAGGCCTTTCTTCAGGATGCAGTGGCTGCTGCAGAAAACAAACCTGTGACCTTTTGATTACGAGACAGTTGAGCTCGACGCTGAGacttcctgctgctcctgtctgggTCACGCTGCCATTTTTTTTATAACGTGGTCTGTGTGCATGCTATTAAGTGAACCAGCTGCTCAGATACGGTGAGCATCTTCAGTTTCTGTTGTTGGCTTTACCTCGACAACTGTCTCGTCAAAGTACTTCTTCTTGATCTCCGGTTCCCAGTCCAAAGAGAGATAAGAGCGGTCTGGAAGGAGGTGGACAGAATGTAGAAAAATCCCATCAGAGGAGCCTTCTGTCATTTCAGCTTCtcttattgtcattatttcatctatatatctacggGGTCATTTATTCAGGCACTGAaatgatttgtttatttttctatgcATTGATTAGGAATTTAATCATTATCAATTTAAAATTAGAAACTGCTTCAAATAAATGccagaaaatataaaaacaaataaattgatAATGGAGTATGGAATGGTTAAAATCattgcaaaaatatattttgcttGAATTTGGGATTTCTGGGTCCACTGACCACTGAGTCGAAGGTGTCCCTCATCAAACCGGATCTGCCTGGTGTCCTCCTTGATGAGGGTGAAGTCCGTTTTGCCCATGTTATTGAACTGGAATGTAAAAAGTCTCTTTCTGTTGTGCCCGGCCGTCTGCTGGACTTTGGTGGAGTTCTGTGGACCGACCATGCCGTTCTCCAGTTCATTGTCCCCGCCCACAGAGTCCTCTGACTGGCTGTTGTCGTTCTCAGACGGCAGCTCCTGATCCTGACTGGACTCGTCATCCTGCTCATCCGTCTCCATCTCACCTGAaatgagagagagcagaaaagaCATCACAAAAGGTCACAACTTTCAttatgatgtgtttgtgtgtgtgtgtgtgtgtgtgtgtgtgtgtgtgtgtgtgtgtgtgtgagagtttgtgCGCTCACTTGGCGACCCCTCCTCCAGCAGTCCATTAGTGGCATTGCCGTTGACAGTGTGCTGTTTGGACGACTGCGTCTCTTCAcaatcctcctcatcctcctccacagAACATCGCACGAACcggctgcaaacacacaaaagtaaATAGTCTTTGTCAAATCCAATTCTACACTGTTTCTCTGAATGCCATTAAGATGTTGTCAACCACATGGTATGACTCAGCTCCACTCAGCTTGCCCTTTTCAGTGGTTTTCCATCAGGCAAAAGTTGTAcatagtacctggtactttttttgTATCACCTCCACAGAGGTTATATGTGAGCTGAGCTGATATTAAAAAGTCTGTTAAAAAATCTGTTTCCTCATTCGACCACCACtgcactgtctctctctctcttttttaaatgaatcaggAACCTGGCAAAGTCTAACTTAAGAGAGAAATGTCCCCCAGAAATGTCTCCCCTTCTCCTAAATCGACATAAGAGTACTTCTTTCTTATGAATGAAGCTGTGGTGCTAACAAATCAGTCATAGTCATCCCTGCaaaccctcccctcccccactgAGGAGTTACTATCAGCAGTGGAAAATGAAATCCACAAGAGTCAAGTAGAGTagagtcagagcagagccaGAACCATGCAGTGGAAATACAGCTAAAGTGGCTTGTAGTGTCGATGAATGTGTGATCAGATGGTGAGAAACACGAGCCTACCAGAGACGTAGGAGCAGCATGTTGTAGAGTTTGTCCTCACTGAGGGTTCTGGGGACGGCGATGAGGAAAGGCTGTCCGAACAACGGCGTGCTGGTGTGGTTGTAGCCTGACTGCTTGTACTTCTCCCTCAGGTGCACTGGGATCACTACGTGGTCTGTGTCCTCCACCCTGTTCACCGCTACCTCAAAcctatagagagagagagaagtgtgtcAGTAGATTGTAAGCACACTGGATAAGCTAAATCACACATGTCAGAAATACTGTCAGTGAAGAAACTGTTCATTCAAAAGCTGTTATTAAGACAAGTAAAATCATAACATGATttaggcaaaaaaaaacaaaacttaaattTAGTCGGTCACGTGGATGCAATCTAGTCCAAATTTAGATAACAATGAGGTTGTAATGTGAGAACAGATAACACAGCATGTCTGTCAGCCAAGCTTAACACTCACACGTAGATATCATCTCTCTCCATGATGCTGCTGAGGTTCTCGTTAGTGGCGAAGATCCGGTGGAAGCGGTGGTTGTAGATGTCAGTTACAATCatctgtgggggggggggggggggacaaagtCAGTCAAGACAGAAAGAGTCAAAAACTATTTGAGATTGAAGCTGATTAAACAAAGGTGTGGAATGGAAAGTTAGTTCTCAAAGAAGTTTGATACactgtcagtatttattttGGTCTCTTATtctccattttttattttgttgtttatagTCTGCTTGTTCAAAAGGAAATGGGTACTATATTTTCTCACTAGCTACTGTGGCTGGGTGGGCAGTGTTAAAGGGAGTAGACTATTTTGGTCTGTGCTGTCTGAGGAAATGTCAGCATAATAGTGTGATAAGA comes from the Scomber japonicus isolate fScoJap1 chromosome 23, fScoJap1.pri, whole genome shotgun sequence genome and includes:
- the LOC128353253 gene encoding ubiquitin carboxyl-terminal hydrolase 15-like isoform X6, with amino-acid sequence MRASTKDSVKNSSYSLPSYHPYSNSYDYSDQSRQSERSGLCGLSNLGNTCFMNSAVQCLSNISPLTEYFLKDKYTDELNEDNPLGMKGEIARAYAELIKQLWLGKYSYVTPRPFKTQVGRFAPQFSGYQQQDSHELLAFLLDGLHEDLNRIRKKPYIQLKDANGRPDKVVAEEAWESHIKRNDSIIVDIFHGLFKSTLVCPVCSKVSVTFDPFCYLTLPLPMKKERTLEVYLVRLDPMAKPTQYKLTVPKVGYISDLCTSLSSLSGVPAEKMIVTDIYNHRFHRIFATNENLSSIMERDDIYVFEVAVNRVEDTDHVVIPVHLREKYKQSGYNHTSTPLFGQPFLIAVPRTLSEDKLYNMLLLRLCRFVRCSVEEDEEDCEETQSSKQHTVNGNATNGLLEEGSPSEMETDEQDDESSQDQELPSENDNSQSEDSVGGDNELENGMVGPQNSTKVQQTAGHNRKRLFTFQFNNMGKTDFTLIKEDTRQIRFDEGHLRLSDRSYLSLDWEPEIKKKYFDETVVEDFDKHESMEYKPQKKAFFKLNDCIELFTTKEKLGAEDPWYCPNCKQHQQATKKLDLWSLPPVLVVHLKRFSYSRYMRDKLDSLVDFPLSDLDMSEFLINPNAGPCRYDLIAVSNHYGGMGGGHYTAYAKNKDDGKWYNFDDSSVSPANEDQIVSKAGYVLFYQRQDTVKGTGYFALDREEEEDEEEEEEEGEEEENENEERQERKGASSALGASSAAAATVSASASASASASASASASASASASASASASASASASASSASAALSDEEDLNENRRRKNDNEQEDEEEEEEEGEEEEEEEEGEEEEEEEEEEEEVPNRDVTMKTN
- the LOC128353253 gene encoding ubiquitin carboxyl-terminal hydrolase 15-like isoform X3 — encoded protein: MAEGGAADLDTQRGEVAALLKTQLRKGDTWYLVDSHWFKQWKKYVGFDSWDKYQMGDQNVYPGPVDNSGLLKDGDVLAIKEHLIDELDYILVPTEGWNKLVSWYGLSEVQEPIARKVVEQGMFVKHCKVEVYLTELKLCEDSNMDNVITRRFSKADTIDLIEKEMRKLFSIPDEKETRLWNRYMSNTFEPLNKPDSTIQDAGLYQGQQQQAESQFLSSCCLLQVLVIEQKNEDGTWPRGSTAPNVKNSSYSLPSYHPYSNSYDYSDQSRQSERSGLCGLSNLGNTCFMNSAVQCLSNISPLTEYFLKDKYTDELNEDNPLGMKGEIARAYAELIKQLWLGKYSYVTPRPFKTQVGRFAPQFSGYQQQDSHELLAFLLDGLHEDLNRIRKKPYIQLKDANGRPDKVVAEEAWESHIKRNDSIIVDIFHGLFKSTLVCPVCSKVSVTFDPFCYLTLPLPMKKERTLEVYLVRLDPMAKPTQYKLTVPKVGYISDLCTSLSSLSGVPAEKMIVTDIYNHRFHRIFATNENLSSIMERDDIYVFEVAVNRVEDTDHVVIPVHLREKYKQSGYNHTSTPLFGQPFLIAVPRTLSEDKLYNMLLLRLCRFVRCSVEEDEEDCEETQSSKQHTVNGNATNGLLEEGSPSEMETDEQDDESSQDQELPSENDNSQSEDSVGGDNELENGMVGPQNSTKVQQTAGHNRKRLFTFQFNNMGKTDFTLIKEDTRQIRFDEGHLRLSDRSYLSLDWEPEIKKKYFDETVVEDFDKHESMEYKPQKKAFFKLNDCIELFTTKEKLGAEDPWYCPNCKQHQQATKKLDLWSLPPVLVVHLKRFSYSRYMRDKLDSLVDFPLSDLDMSEFLINPNAGPCRYDLIAVSNHYGGMGGGHYTAYAKNKDDGKWYNFDDSSVSPANEDQIVSKAGYVLFYQRQDTVKGTGYFALDREEEEDEEEEEEEGEEEENENEERQERKGASSALGASSAAAATVSASASASASASASASASASASASASASASASASASASSASAALSDEEDLNENRRRKNDNEQEDEEEEEEEGEEEEEEEEGEEEEEEEEEEEEVPNRDVTMKTN
- the LOC128353253 gene encoding ubiquitin carboxyl-terminal hydrolase 15-like isoform X4; this translates as MAEGGAADLDTQRGEVAALLKTQLRKGDTWYLVDSHWFKQWKKYVGFDSWDKYQMGDQNVYPGPVDNSGLLKDGDVLAIKEHLIDELDYILVPTEGWNKLVSWYGLSEVQEPIARKVVEQGMFVKHCKVEVYLTELKLCEDSNMDNVITRRFSKADTIDLIEKEMRKLFSIPDEKETRLWNRYMSNTFEPLNKPDSTIQDAGLYQGQVLVIEQKNEDGTWPRGSTAPNVKNSSYSLPSYHPYSNSYDYSDQSRQSERSGLCGLSNLGNTCFMNSAVQCLSNISPLTEYFLKDKYTDELNEDNPLGMKGEIARAYAELIKQLWLGKYSYVTPRPFKTQVGRFAPQFSGYQQQDSHELLAFLLDGLHEDLNRIRKKPYIQLKDANGRPDKVVAEEAWESHIKRNDSIIVDIFHGLFKSTLVCPVCSKVSVTFDPFCYLTLPLPMKKERTLEVYLVRLDPMAKPTQYKLTVPKVGYISDLCTSLSSLSGVPAEKMIVTDIYNHRFHRIFATNENLSSIMERDDIYVFEVAVNRVEDTDHVVIPVHLREKYKQSGYNHTSTPLFGQPFLIAVPRTLSEDKLYNMLLLRLCRFVRCSVEEDEEDCEETQSSKQHTVNGNATNGLLEEGSPSEMETDEQDDESSQDQELPSENDNSQSEDSVGGDNELENGMVGPQNSTKVQQTAGHNRKRLFTFQFNNMGKTDFTLIKEDTRQIRFDEGHLRLSDRSYLSLDWEPEIKKKYFDETVVEDFDKHESMEYKPQKKAFFKLNDCIELFTTKEKLGAEDPWYCPNCKQHQQATKKLDLWSLPPVLVVHLKRFSYSRYMRDKLDSLVDFPLSDLDMSEFLINPNAGPCRYDLIAVSNHYGGMGGGHYTAYAKNKDDGKWYNFDDSSVSPANEDQIVSKAGYVLFYQRQDTVKGTGYFALDREEEEDEEEEEEEGEEEENENEERQERKGASSALGASSAAAATVSASASASASASASASASASASASASASASASASASASSASAALSDEEDLNENRRRKNDNEQEDEEEEEEEGEEEEEEEEGEEEEEEEEEEEEVPNRDVTMKTN